In Geoalkalibacter ferrihydriticus DSM 17813, a genomic segment contains:
- a CDS encoding nitrous oxide-stimulated promoter family protein has protein sequence MWKSGFFRFDPCPMIPFRLVLTCVKDLPAYFAYSQHMNTPPFTSGLHPKEIKDLRILAQFSSVYCCVHHAGPKQFLAAREEWGGKIDLSPFPLCANCREFLGYAIERRLRCPLDPKPICKHCHIHCYRPGHREKVREIMRFSGKYLLKRGRLDLLWHYFF, from the coding sequence GTGTGGAAATCCGGTTTTTTCAGATTTGATCCGTGTCCCATGATACCTTTCCGGCTTGTTTTGACATGCGTCAAAGATTTACCTGCCTATTTTGCTTATTCTCAGCACATGAACACGCCACCATTCACATCCGGACTCCATCCCAAAGAAATCAAGGACCTGCGCATCCTTGCGCAATTTTCTTCGGTTTATTGTTGTGTCCACCACGCCGGGCCTAAACAGTTTTTGGCGGCGAGGGAAGAATGGGGCGGGAAAATTGATCTTTCCCCATTTCCGTTGTGCGCGAATTGTCGGGAATTCCTGGGCTATGCCATTGAACGGCGCCTGCGCTGCCCGCTTGATCCGAAGCCGATCTGCAAGCATTGCCATATCCATTGTTACCGCCCTGGGCATCGTGAAAAGGTGCGCGAAATTATGCGCTTTTCTGGAAAATATCTGTTGAAGCGCGGACGCCTTGATCTGCTCTGGCATTACTTTTTCTAA
- a CDS encoding 4Fe-4S binding protein, with amino-acid sequence MIREIVTIDEEKCDGCGLCVPACAEGAIQIVDGKARLIADNLCDGLGACLGDCPRDAIKIVRRDADEFDEEAVDEHLKKSGKPPLTAHAPQPQPQAQGGCPSARMMEFSRKSEPQANGEEAGERPSELRQWPIQINLVPPTAPFFKDAELVLAADCAPFAFPEFHRDILKGKALAIGCPKLDDGKAYLEKLTAILRHNDIRSLTVVHMEVPCCTGLIMLARQAVADSGKNVPIETIKVGIQGDLKG; translated from the coding sequence ATGATTCGAGAAATTGTAACAATCGACGAAGAAAAATGTGATGGTTGTGGTCTGTGCGTGCCGGCCTGTGCCGAAGGAGCGATTCAGATTGTCGACGGCAAGGCGCGGTTGATCGCCGACAACCTGTGCGATGGCCTGGGCGCCTGCCTGGGCGATTGTCCCCGTGACGCTATTAAAATTGTGCGTCGCGATGCCGATGAATTTGACGAGGAAGCGGTGGATGAGCACTTGAAAAAAAGCGGCAAACCTCCCCTGACGGCTCATGCCCCTCAGCCGCAACCTCAGGCCCAGGGTGGTTGCCCTTCGGCGCGAATGATGGAGTTTTCGCGCAAGAGCGAACCCCAAGCAAATGGTGAAGAAGCGGGTGAGCGTCCTTCAGAGTTGCGGCAATGGCCCATCCAGATAAATCTGGTGCCGCCGACCGCGCCCTTTTTCAAGGATGCCGAACTGGTTCTGGCCGCCGACTGCGCCCCTTTTGCCTTTCCGGAGTTTCACCGAGACATCCTCAAGGGCAAGGCCCTGGCCATCGGCTGCCCGAAGCTCGATGACGGCAAGGCGTATCTGGAAAAGCTCACCGCGATTCTGCGCCACAACGACATTCGCAGCCTTACCGTGGTGCACATGGAGGTTCCTTGTTGCACGGGCTTGATTATGCTTGCCCGTCAGGCGGTTGCCGATAGCGGCAAGAATGTGCCGATTGAAACCATCAAGGTCGGCATCCAGGGCGATTTGAAGGGTTGA
- a CDS encoding acyl-CoA thioesterase, producing MTLRVRYAETDAQGVVHHARYLVWFEEGRSDFLRQNGARYTDFEKAGYYVVVARAELDYKAPAFYEDEVTIETTLERQRGKVLEFSYRALNQDGLLLATARTVHVVIDRTRKPVSLPAELLDKLV from the coding sequence ATGACTCTTCGTGTGCGCTACGCGGAAACGGACGCCCAGGGGGTTGTGCATCATGCGCGTTACCTGGTGTGGTTCGAAGAAGGTCGCTCTGATTTCCTGCGCCAGAACGGGGCACGCTATACCGACTTTGAAAAAGCCGGTTATTATGTTGTGGTGGCGCGTGCTGAACTCGATTACAAGGCCCCGGCCTTTTACGAGGATGAGGTCACTATTGAAACCACCTTGGAGAGACAGCGCGGCAAAGTCCTTGAATTTTCCTACCGCGCCTTGAACCAGGACGGACTGCTGCTGGCAACGGCCCGCACGGTGCATGTGGTCATTGACCGCACCCGAAAGCCCGTTTCTCTGCCGGCTGAACTTCTTGATAAGTTGGTTTAG
- the cobO gene encoding cob(I)yrinic acid a,c-diamide adenosyltransferase, whose translation MTTENHKLTQGRVQVYTGNGKGKTTASLGLCLRAAGHGLHIHVLQFMKGSTVYGELESARKLAPYLTIEQVGRDTFVSRENPDPVDVAMARAGFDKARQLVLSGDYDLIVLDEINCAVDYGLVSLEELKDLIAHKPAYTELVLTGRGAHADIIAIADLVTEMREVKHYFNAGQASRTGIES comes from the coding sequence ATGACCACCGAAAATCATAAATTGACGCAGGGCCGGGTGCAGGTCTACACCGGCAACGGCAAAGGAAAGACTACGGCCTCTCTGGGGCTCTGCCTGCGAGCGGCCGGGCACGGTCTGCATATCCATGTGCTGCAGTTTATGAAGGGCAGCACGGTGTATGGCGAACTTGAATCGGCCCGCAAGCTGGCTCCGTATCTCACCATCGAGCAGGTCGGGCGCGACACCTTTGTCTCCCGCGAGAATCCCGATCCGGTCGATGTCGCCATGGCCCGGGCGGGCTTTGATAAAGCCAGGCAGTTGGTGCTGAGCGGTGACTACGATTTGATCGTGCTGGATGAAATAAATTGTGCGGTTGATTACGGCCTGGTGTCGCTGGAAGAGCTGAAAGATCTTATCGCACACAAACCTGCCTACACTGAACTGGTGTTGACGGGTCGCGGGGCCCATGCCGACATCATCGCAATTGCCGATCTGGTGACGGAAATGCGTGAGGTCAAGCATTACTTCAATGCGGGGCAAGCTTCGCGCACTGGAATCGAGAGCTAA
- a CDS encoding cobalamin B12-binding domain-containing protein, translated as MAERTLRLLVAKPGLDGHDRGAKIVARAFRDAGFEVIYTGLRQTPEQIVNTAIQEDVDAVTLSILSGAHNTLFPRVVDLLREKGAGDIPVFGGGIIPEDDIPGLKEAGVLEIFTPGTSTEMIVQWVKDNIKPQA; from the coding sequence ATGGCAGAGAGAACTTTGCGCTTGCTGGTGGCTAAACCAGGCTTGGATGGCCATGACCGTGGGGCGAAAATCGTGGCGCGCGCTTTTCGTGATGCCGGCTTCGAGGTCATCTACACCGGGCTGCGCCAGACACCCGAGCAGATCGTCAATACCGCCATTCAGGAAGACGTTGACGCCGTGACTCTCTCGATCCTTTCCGGTGCGCATAACACTTTGTTTCCCCGGGTCGTCGATCTGCTGCGCGAAAAAGGTGCCGGCGACATCCCCGTGTTCGGCGGGGGCATCATCCCCGAGGATGACATCCCCGGCCTGAAAGAGGCGGGTGTGCTCGAAATTTTCACTCCGGGTACCAGTACCGAGATGATCGTGCAGTGGGTTAAAGACAATATCAAACCTCAGGCTTGA
- the meaB gene encoding methylmalonyl Co-A mutase-associated GTPase MeaB: protein MSLAEKILQGDIRSAARLMRNVDDNMPGAVDELKKLYPHTGKAFILGVTGPPGAGKSTLTDKLIEAYRGKGLSVGVVAIDPTSPFSGGAILGDRIRMNRHATDPQVFIRSLGTRGHLGGLSNSANDVVHILDAMGMQVVIVETVGVGQDEVEIVRTAHTTLVVMVPGLGDDIQAIKAGILEIGDIFVVNKADRPEADRTARDLSIMVDMKERSADEWLPPVVLTVAQKKDGLGSLVDKIEEHRAYLHTDGRLQRHEEDKSRQRFTDLLKERLFAQVFGRIEEEDQVRDIVQSVARRERDPYTAVEEILRSHLR from the coding sequence GTGTCCTTAGCCGAAAAAATTCTTCAAGGAGACATCCGCTCTGCGGCGCGCCTTATGCGCAATGTCGACGACAACATGCCGGGCGCGGTGGATGAGCTCAAAAAACTATATCCCCATACCGGCAAAGCGTTCATTCTCGGTGTCACTGGGCCGCCCGGTGCCGGCAAGTCGACTCTGACCGATAAACTTATTGAAGCTTACCGAGGCAAGGGCTTGAGCGTCGGTGTGGTTGCCATTGATCCGACCAGCCCATTCTCCGGCGGTGCGATTCTCGGCGACCGGATCCGCATGAATCGTCACGCCACGGATCCGCAGGTTTTTATTCGCTCCCTCGGCACGCGCGGTCATCTCGGCGGGCTGTCGAATTCGGCCAACGACGTCGTGCACATTCTCGATGCCATGGGAATGCAGGTGGTCATTGTCGAAACCGTCGGTGTCGGGCAGGACGAGGTTGAAATCGTGCGCACTGCCCACACAACGCTGGTGGTCATGGTGCCGGGCCTCGGCGATGATATTCAGGCCATCAAGGCCGGAATCCTTGAAATCGGCGATATTTTTGTTGTCAATAAGGCTGATCGGCCCGAAGCTGACCGCACCGCCCGCGACCTGTCGATTATGGTGGACATGAAAGAGCGCAGTGCCGATGAATGGTTGCCGCCCGTGGTGCTGACGGTGGCGCAGAAAAAGGACGGCCTGGGTTCGCTCGTCGATAAGATCGAAGAGCATCGCGCCTATTTGCATACCGATGGGCGACTTCAGCGCCATGAAGAAGACAAGAGCCGACAGCGTTTCACCGATCTCCTCAAAGAGCGTCTTTTCGCCCAGGTTTTTGGCCGCATCGAGGAGGAAGATCAAGTGCGCGACATCGTACAATCCGTTGCGCGGCGCGAACGCGATCCCTACACCGCGGTTGAAGAAATCTTACGTTCACACCTGCGTTGA
- a CDS encoding response regulator: MGGEVMDFDELCVLLVEDEGAHAEAISRAFAVADLPARIIIAANLKQYYQNLALEEPDVVLMDFNLTDGNAMDVLKATGAHGSFPILVMTAYGNEEMAVAAMKAGALDYVVKSPQSFAVMPQIVMRGLREWRLLQEKKSAEQALLESEQRLRRALEAAEEASRAKSEFLANMSHEIRTPLNGLFGMLQYLKTTPLQSEQTQCVDLAVESGEKLLDILNDILDLSRIEAGKLDLHQSRFDPARLVRQVCDIFLPNAAAKNLALKNEISPDFPAEVVGDEGRLRQVLFNLVGNAVKFTEEGHVCIFGGRAASDPERPGRLGLWFTVEDTGVGIPQDRLDAIFEPFVQVDGSSTRKYGGAGLGLGIVKRLVQLMNGTLSVESELGRGTQLSFSVEVEEASPAVPVSPGPILTKPMLIRPLKILLAEDERINRFTMERMLIKQGHEVRSVTDGKQCLHMLQQDSFDLVFMDIQMPEMDGLETTRQARSLKDPDKARIPIVALTAHAMKGDREKFLEAGMDEYISKPVRAEELRRVLSLFF, from the coding sequence ATGGGAGGGGAAGTGATGGATTTTGATGAATTATGCGTTCTTCTGGTTGAGGATGAGGGTGCCCACGCCGAGGCCATCTCCCGAGCCTTTGCCGTAGCTGATTTGCCTGCGAGAATTATCATTGCCGCAAACTTGAAGCAATATTATCAGAACCTAGCGCTCGAAGAGCCCGATGTCGTGCTGATGGATTTTAACCTCACCGACGGCAACGCCATGGATGTGCTCAAAGCGACGGGTGCGCATGGTTCTTTCCCCATTTTGGTCATGACCGCCTATGGGAACGAGGAAATGGCAGTGGCGGCCATGAAAGCCGGGGCGCTGGATTATGTGGTTAAATCGCCGCAGAGTTTTGCGGTCATGCCGCAGATCGTGATGCGCGGCTTGCGCGAATGGCGATTGTTGCAGGAGAAAAAAAGCGCTGAACAGGCGCTGCTGGAAAGTGAACAGCGCCTGCGCCGTGCGCTGGAGGCTGCCGAAGAGGCGTCTCGCGCCAAGAGCGAATTTCTGGCCAACATGAGTCACGAAATCCGCACCCCCCTCAACGGGTTGTTCGGCATGCTGCAATACCTCAAGACCACCCCCTTGCAGTCTGAGCAGACCCAATGCGTCGATCTTGCCGTTGAGTCGGGCGAAAAGCTTCTCGATATCCTCAATGATATTCTCGATCTGTCACGCATCGAGGCAGGTAAGCTTGACCTGCACCAGAGTCGCTTTGATCCTGCCCGTCTGGTGCGACAAGTTTGTGATATCTTTCTTCCCAACGCCGCTGCGAAGAATCTTGCTCTTAAAAATGAAATAAGCCCTGATTTTCCTGCCGAAGTTGTTGGTGACGAAGGTCGGCTGCGCCAGGTGCTTTTCAACCTTGTGGGCAACGCCGTCAAGTTTACCGAGGAGGGGCATGTCTGTATTTTCGGCGGCCGGGCTGCCTCCGATCCCGAGCGTCCCGGCAGGCTCGGGTTGTGGTTCACCGTTGAGGATACTGGCGTCGGCATCCCACAAGACCGACTCGATGCCATCTTCGAGCCTTTCGTGCAGGTCGATGGGAGCAGTACGCGCAAATATGGCGGCGCGGGTCTGGGTCTGGGAATCGTCAAGCGGCTGGTCCAGTTGATGAACGGCACCCTGAGCGTTGAAAGTGAACTTGGTCGAGGCACCCAACTGAGTTTTTCCGTCGAGGTCGAAGAGGCGAGTCCCGCCGTGCCGGTAAGCCCTGGGCCGATATTGACCAAGCCGATGCTTATCCGCCCGTTGAAAATTCTGCTCGCTGAAGATGAACGCATTAATCGCTTTACCATGGAGCGCATGCTGATAAAGCAGGGACATGAAGTTCGTTCGGTTACTGACGGCAAGCAATGTCTTCATATGCTGCAGCAGGATTCTTTTGATCTGGTGTTTATGGACATTCAGATGCCGGAAATGGACGGGCTGGAAACAACGCGACAGGCTCGTAGTCTCAAGGACCCGGACAAGGCGCGCATCCCCATTGTCGCCTTGACTGCTCATGCCATGAAGGGCGATCGCGAAAAATTTCTTGAAGCCGGTATGGATGAATACATCAGCAAACCTGTGCGCGCTGAAGAGCTAAGGCGTGTTCTGTCGCTGTTTTTTTAA
- a CDS encoding PAS domain S-box protein, translating into MTQDKSGSNSDVDPPHRFEYPGVSFLLIALFWTLAIGAMAGWHYYHASRAALDNARTAARHSFGKDLTFRRWATSHGGVYVPVTANTPPNPYLTHVFERDITTPSGRDLTLVNPAYMLRQMHEMADELFGTRGHITSLKPLRWENSPDAWEVEALQEFLTGSIEWSTRSQIEGEDYLRLMRPLMVESGCLKCHDQQGYQLGDILGGVSVAIPWAPYRQALAAALRAYVLGYGGLWLVGLILLEGNRRRLRDHLEGRLDSEKRYRQLFISNPQPMWIYDLDTLAFLAVNDAAVRRYGYSREEFLAMTIKDIRPLEDVAGLLHNVANVQSGFDEAGVWVHIKKDGTVMDVEITSHTLEFDRHRAEMVLVQDVTERLRAEKILRDNEKRLQHWHELLQYIVAHDTSAIVVFDKNLNFLFVSDRFLTDYRVKKKDIIGKHHYEIFPDIPEKWRRIHQRVLQGESLGEEEDRFEREDGRIDYTRWQCRPWYESDGSIGGIIIYTEVITERIEAREELKQRTLELQERSAELERFNYTVSHDLKSPLVTVKSFLGFLEQDLKRQDDERIRLDIDYMRAATQKMGQLLDDLLEMSRHGRIVNPSVNVSFSELMRETLTLVAGPITERGVEIQMGDDMPDLFGDPPRLVEIWQNLLENAVKYMGDQEHPRIEIGAEMQGKEMVFFVRDNGIGIDERYFDKIFGLFEKLDKQTEGSGLGLALVKRIVGLYKGRIWVESQGVGKGSCFNFTLPDAVEFKEGKQL; encoded by the coding sequence ATGACTCAGGATAAATCAGGGTCGAATTCCGATGTCGATCCGCCTCATAGATTCGAATACCCTGGTGTTTCTTTTCTGCTCATCGCTCTTTTCTGGACTCTGGCCATCGGCGCCATGGCCGGCTGGCATTATTATCATGCGAGCAGGGCCGCATTGGATAATGCGCGTACAGCGGCTCGCCACAGTTTCGGCAAAGATCTGACCTTCCGCCGCTGGGCCACAAGCCATGGCGGCGTCTATGTGCCGGTCACGGCCAATACCCCGCCTAATCCTTATCTGACTCATGTTTTCGAACGCGACATCACGACCCCGTCCGGACGCGATCTGACCCTGGTCAACCCTGCCTATATGCTGCGCCAGATGCATGAAATGGCCGATGAGCTTTTCGGCACGCGCGGACATATCACCAGTCTCAAACCTCTGCGATGGGAAAATTCACCCGACGCATGGGAGGTGGAGGCCTTGCAGGAATTTTTGACAGGGAGCATTGAATGGTCGACCAGGTCGCAGATTGAGGGGGAGGATTATCTGCGCCTCATGCGCCCCTTGATGGTCGAAAGTGGTTGTCTCAAATGTCACGACCAGCAGGGCTATCAACTTGGCGATATCTTGGGCGGGGTCAGTGTGGCAATCCCCTGGGCGCCATATCGACAGGCGCTGGCGGCCGCACTTCGCGCTTATGTTTTGGGTTATGGTGGCCTGTGGCTGGTCGGCCTGATTTTGCTTGAGGGCAATCGCAGGCGCTTACGTGATCATCTGGAGGGACGTCTTGATAGCGAAAAGCGCTACCGTCAACTCTTTATATCCAATCCTCAGCCCATGTGGATATACGATTTGGATACATTGGCCTTTCTTGCAGTGAACGATGCGGCTGTCAGGCGCTATGGATACAGCCGAGAAGAGTTTCTTGCCATGACCATTAAAGACATTCGGCCCCTTGAGGATGTTGCTGGGTTGTTGCACAATGTCGCAAATGTTCAGAGCGGATTCGATGAAGCGGGTGTTTGGGTTCACATCAAAAAAGACGGCACAGTAATGGATGTCGAGATCACTTCCCATACCCTTGAGTTTGATCGGCACCGCGCGGAAATGGTACTTGTGCAGGATGTTACCGAACGCCTCCGCGCGGAAAAGATATTGCGTGACAATGAAAAACGTCTTCAGCATTGGCACGAGCTGTTGCAATACATTGTTGCGCATGATACCAGCGCCATTGTCGTTTTCGATAAAAACCTCAACTTCTTGTTCGTTAGTGACCGCTTTCTAACGGACTACCGGGTCAAGAAAAAAGATATCATCGGCAAACATCATTACGAAATCTTCCCTGACATCCCGGAAAAGTGGCGCCGGATTCATCAGCGCGTATTGCAGGGCGAATCGCTCGGTGAAGAAGAGGACCGGTTTGAGCGCGAAGACGGTCGTATTGATTATACACGCTGGCAATGTCGCCCCTGGTATGAAAGCGATGGGTCCATCGGCGGCATTATCATCTACACAGAGGTCATCACCGAGCGCATCGAGGCCAGGGAGGAACTGAAACAGCGCACCCTGGAGTTACAAGAGCGCAGCGCCGAACTTGAACGTTTCAACTACACCGTGTCCCATGATCTCAAGAGTCCCTTGGTTACGGTGAAATCTTTTCTCGGTTTTCTGGAGCAGGATCTGAAAAGACAAGATGACGAACGTATTCGTCTCGACATCGATTATATGCGTGCCGCAACGCAAAAAATGGGACAGCTGCTTGATGATTTGCTCGAAATGTCGCGACACGGCCGCATTGTCAACCCTTCCGTGAATGTTTCCTTTTCGGAACTCATGCGTGAAACACTCACTCTGGTGGCGGGGCCGATCACCGAGCGGGGCGTCGAGATCCAAATGGGTGATGATATGCCGGACTTGTTCGGCGACCCGCCGCGCCTGGTGGAGATCTGGCAGAACCTGTTGGAGAATGCCGTCAAGTATATGGGTGACCAAGAACATCCGCGCATTGAAATCGGTGCTGAAATGCAAGGAAAGGAGATGGTTTTTTTTGTACGCGATAATGGTATAGGCATCGATGAGCGGTATTTCGATAAAATTTTCGGTCTTTTTGAGAAACTTGACAAACAGACCGAAGGCAGTGGTTTGGGGCTGGCCTTGGTGAAAAGGATCGTAGGATTATACAAGGGAAGAATCTGGGTGGAATCGCAAGGCGTGGGCAAGGGCAGCTGTTTCAATTTCACCCTGCCGGATGCCGTTGAATTTAAGGAAGGGAAACAGCTATGA
- a CDS encoding response regulator, with the protein MIGEPIVILLAEDDPAHAEIVRRNMENSRISNRLEHVVDGQEALDYLYRRGRFSDPGCAPRPGLILLDLRMPRINGLEVLKIIKEDPGLGRIPVVVLTTSAAETDVAKAYDHHANSYLVKPVDFHQFVEMMSTIGYYWLVWNKNPNA; encoded by the coding sequence ATGATCGGGGAACCAATTGTTATTTTGTTGGCGGAGGATGACCCGGCCCATGCGGAAATCGTGCGCCGCAACATGGAAAATTCCCGAATCAGCAACCGCCTGGAGCATGTGGTCGACGGCCAGGAAGCACTGGATTACCTGTATCGTCGTGGCAGGTTCAGCGATCCGGGGTGTGCGCCACGTCCGGGGTTGATCCTGCTGGATCTGCGCATGCCGCGGATCAATGGCCTCGAAGTGTTGAAGATCATCAAGGAAGATCCTGGTTTGGGGCGCATACCGGTTGTGGTTCTGACTACTTCGGCCGCCGAAACGGATGTGGCCAAGGCCTATGATCATCATGCCAACAGCTATCTTGTCAAACCGGTCGATTTTCATCAGTTTGTCGAGATGATGAGTACCATCGGCTATTACTGGCTGGTGTGGAACAAAAATCCCAATGCTTGA
- a CDS encoding PAS domain-containing sensor histidine kinase yields the protein MSLFRNVIILVFMLGLLVPGSAFSLDAPAFGYEMFERHGAVMLLIDPDSGRIVDANQAAVDYYGYPRDQLRRLAIQQINTLSDAETRQERALAARENRNYFIFRHRLANGEIRPVEVYSWPITVNQRTVLFSIIHDVSQRETLQEALVQSEVRLRFAEKVAGVGHWTLDLDTGIYTFSRGARELLGLEGETHEVKSILGQILPEYRELMERSRHRLIEQGEEYSVEIRFQRPGDGRILDLHSQGIYDAEEHRVFGVIHDITNYSETMRTLKGQTLKFVTAMSVAVVVLLAVIFLLIQAMRTRKNAQQALLDREALLKRNDQLLRAKNAELERFTYAVSHDLKSPLVTIQTFLEFLREDMKTADATRTAKDIGYIDSAVQRMTLLLDELREFSRVGRMMNEAVAVSFTDLTEEALALVAGPIAERGVSVQVEDVDLRLVGDRPRLVAVWQNLVENAVKYRGDQKQPRIEVGAELSGDTPVFFVRDNGMGIAPENHDKIFELFKRVETSGDGTGFGLALVKRIVELHGGRIWVESEGEGQGACFSFTLPKAVSEKSSA from the coding sequence TTGAGTCTTTTCAGAAATGTCATTATTCTTGTCTTTATGCTGGGTTTGCTGGTGCCGGGATCTGCGTTCAGCCTTGATGCCCCGGCTTTCGGTTACGAAATGTTTGAGCGTCACGGTGCGGTCATGCTGCTCATCGATCCCGACAGTGGACGCATCGTCGATGCCAATCAGGCGGCGGTCGATTACTACGGCTATCCGCGCGACCAGCTACGGCGCCTGGCCATTCAGCAGATCAATACCCTCTCTGACGCCGAAACCCGGCAGGAGAGGGCGTTGGCGGCGCGGGAAAACCGCAACTATTTCATCTTCCGGCACCGTCTGGCCAACGGTGAGATCCGCCCCGTCGAAGTCTATTCCTGGCCCATCACCGTAAATCAAAGAACGGTGCTCTTCTCCATCATCCATGACGTTTCTCAGCGCGAAACGCTTCAGGAGGCTCTGGTGCAAAGCGAGGTGAGACTGCGCTTTGCGGAAAAGGTTGCCGGGGTAGGGCACTGGACTCTTGATCTCGATACCGGCATCTACACCTTTTCGCGGGGCGCCAGGGAATTGTTGGGACTGGAAGGCGAAACCCACGAAGTTAAGAGCATTCTTGGTCAAATTCTGCCCGAATATCGCGAGTTGATGGAACGCTCGCGCCACAGGCTTATTGAGCAGGGAGAAGAGTATTCCGTCGAAATCAGATTCCAGCGACCCGGTGACGGCCGAATCCTGGATCTGCATTCTCAAGGAATCTACGATGCGGAGGAACACAGGGTGTTCGGCGTTATTCACGATATTACGAATTATTCCGAAACGATGCGGACGCTGAAAGGGCAAACCCTGAAATTCGTGACGGCGATGTCTGTGGCGGTTGTTGTGCTACTGGCGGTTATTTTTCTACTTATCCAAGCCATGCGCACACGCAAAAATGCCCAACAGGCTTTGCTCGACCGAGAAGCTCTGCTTAAACGCAATGATCAGTTGCTTCGAGCCAAAAACGCCGAGTTGGAGCGCTTCACCTATGCCGTGAGCCATGACCTGAAGAGCCCCTTGGTGACGATTCAGACCTTTCTTGAATTTCTGCGGGAGGATATGAAAACGGCCGATGCCACCCGAACAGCCAAGGATATTGGTTATATTGACAGCGCCGTGCAGCGTATGACGCTGTTGCTTGACGAACTGCGTGAGTTTTCCCGCGTTGGGCGGATGATGAATGAAGCCGTCGCGGTGTCCTTCACGGATTTGACTGAGGAAGCCTTGGCGCTGGTGGCGGGGCCCATTGCCGAGCGTGGGGTGAGTGTTCAGGTAGAGGATGTGGATTTGCGCCTGGTGGGTGATCGCCCCAGGCTGGTCGCGGTCTGGCAGAATCTGGTGGAGAATGCCGTCAAATATAGGGGTGACCAGAAGCAACCCCGCATTGAAGTCGGCGCCGAGTTGTCAGGCGACACCCCGGTTTTTTTCGTGCGGGACAACGGCATGGGCATTGCTCCCGAAAATCACGACAAAATCTTCGAGCTGTTCAAACGCGTCGAAACAAGCGGCGATGGCACGGGATTCGGTCTGGCCCTGGTCAAGCGCATTGTTGAGCTGCATGGCGGGCGCATCTGGGTGGAGTCGGAAGGTGAAGGGCAGGGGGCTTGTTTCTCCTTCACCTTGCCGAAAGCTGTTTCGGAGAAGAGTTCTGCATAA